Genomic DNA from Myxococcales bacterium:
TGCATGGCTGTCTCCCTTCGAAACGATGGTCTCAGACGTTGATCGTCGCTGGCTCTCCTCGGAGTATTTTTTGGTGGTCTCGGGCGCGGGGTCGAAATCCGTTGGGCAGCGATTTCGCCACTGCGACATGATCATTCTAACAGATATGGGTTTGGAAATGGGAACTCCGTGGGTCGCCCCGGGCCCATCGCCTGCAGTTCATCACGTTTCGCTAGGGTATTCCCCCCGGGCGAACTGCTGAAGTGACGACGCCCCGACTGGTGACTCGCGTCGCGGATGGCTGCGCATCTTCAGGGGTGACACAAAATAACGTCACCTCGATTCGAACCGGTGCCTGGATCTGGTGCCAGACCCCGCCATGAAAGAAGTGTTTTAGAATTCCAAGCCCCGATGTCGGGTATTGGCTTGTGGTAGCGTGTTGATTCGCGGAGCACTGGGGGGCGAACGGGTGGTGAAGTTGAGGTCGGATGGCTGTTCGGTCGCCGTGCCGAGAAATATCTCAAAGCAATCAGAGATTCCCACGGCGAGCGCAGCGAGAAAGAAAAACCTGAGGGCAACGCTCCGCGCGAGATTCACGAGTCGGATGTTGGCGAGCCTTGTCTTGGCTGCGACGGCCTGCTCCCCTGGGGATACCGAGGGTCCACCGCCAAGTGTAGCCGTCGCATTGGGCACCCTTGAACGCATCGTAGTCGCCACCGGAACCCTCGAACCCGAGCGCATGGTGGACGTCCGCCCCCGCATCTCGGGGATCGTTCAAAAAATCTACGTTCAAGACGGTGATCTGGTGAAGGCAGGGCAGATACTTGTCGAGATCGACAGCGACTTGCTGGAAGTCCGCCTGCGAGAGGTTCACGCCGATCTTGAAACCTCGAAGATCGAGATGCGCTATGCGGCGCTGGCGCAGAGTCGCGCGGATGTGCTGAAGCAGGCCGGAACGATGCCGGATCAGGAGTACGACGATACGAATGCGCGCAACGAGCGAGCGGTTGCCTCGGTTACCCGCTCCAAAGCCTTGGTATCGCGCCTGGAGGTCGAGCTGCGCTATGCGACAGTGCGCGCGCCCATGGACGGAATCATCCTGGAGATACCGATCGAAGAAGGCAGCGCCGTCTCTTCGGTGCTCGCTGTCACCGGCGGAACATCGCTACTGACCCTGGCCTCGACGACGGCCCTTCATCTAGAAGGCCAGGTGGATGAAAACGAAATCGCGCGGGTTGTCGTCGGGCAGCCAGCAAGAATCCGTACCGAAGCATTTGGTTCAATCAGAACCTTTGCGGGCACCGTTCGACGTATCTCTCCAATTGGAACGCGAGTGCAGAACGTCACGTACTTTGAAGTCGAAGTTGAAGTCGATGACGTGGATGCCCGGGGTCTACTGCCTCGGATGTCCGCGGATGCAGATATCGTGACAGAAATCGCGACCGATGTGCTCTGGGTCCCGGAGACGGCGTTGCACTACGAGGGAGACGAGATTTACTTGAGCCGCGCCCCGACGGAAGCTGAGAATCCGGGAGGTCGTTTGAGCGTGAAACTTGGAATCGTCGAGGGCGATCGCGTTCAGTTGTTGAGCGGCGCTGCCGAGGGCGATCTCGTTCTGCTGCGATGACCGCCTCCGTAGTTTCGCTCAGGAACGTCAGCAAGGTTTATTCGAGTGGTCGGGTCGAGGTGCGCGCGCTCGACGATGTAAGCCTCGAGATATTTTCGGGGGAGTTGCTCGCCATCATGGGGCCTTCCGGTTCCGGCAAGACAACCTTGATGGAAGTACTCGGATGTCTGATGCAACCGACGTCCGGCAGCTACTACTTCAACGGTCGCTCGATCGAAAGCTTTGCGCCGGACGAGCTGGCAAGTCTGCGGGGTGAAGAAATCGGGTTCATCTTTCAGGCTTTCAACCTGCTCCCCCGCTTGAATGCGATCGAGAACGTTGAACTGCCCCTGAGTTACCGAGATGTGCGTCGCAAGCAACGTCACGAAAGGGCGAGAGAGGTTCTGGTTCGCGTCGGTCTCGAGGCGCGGATGAAACACTTGCCTTCGGAACTCTCGGGTGGAGAACGACAGCGCGTCGCGATTGCGCGCGCCCTCGTCAATCATCCCAGTTTCATCCTGGCCGACGAGCCCACGGGAAATCTCGACTCGAAGACCGGGGGTGAGATCATGGATCTGTTGCACGAGCTCAGGAGCGCGGGAAGCACGATCGTGATGGTGACCCACGACGAGCGGCTCGGTGCAGCGGCCGAACGGCGCTTGTTCATTCGCGATGGTCAAGTCCAATCCGAAGCAGAACCACTAGAGGCGTAAGCCGTGGATTTGTTCGAAGCCCTTCGCAATGCCTTTCGAACCCTGCGCGCCCAGCGCATGCGCACGGTTCTCACGCTCTTTGGTCTGGTCTGGGGGACCGCCTCTGTCATCCTCCTGATGTCCTGGGGCGCGGGAACCAAACAGATGATCGAGAACGGCTACACGAAGGTCGGCAAGAATATGTTGCAGATCTGGGCCGGACGAATTGGCGAAGACTTTACGCCCGCGGCAGATCGAAGACATCTCTGGCTTACCCCCAAGCACGTGA
This window encodes:
- a CDS encoding efflux RND transporter periplasmic adaptor subunit, yielding MLASLVLAATACSPGDTEGPPPSVAVALGTLERIVVATGTLEPERMVDVRPRISGIVQKIYVQDGDLVKAGQILVEIDSDLLEVRLREVHADLETSKIEMRYAALAQSRADVLKQAGTMPDQEYDDTNARNERAVASVTRSKALVSRLEVELRYATVRAPMDGIILEIPIEEGSAVSSVLAVTGGTSLLTLASTTALHLEGQVDENEIARVVVGQPARIRTEAFGSIRTFAGTVRRISPIGTRVQNVTYFEVEVEVDDVDARGLLPRMSADADIVTEIATDVLWVPETALHYEGDEIYLSRAPTEAENPGGRLSVKLGIVEGDRVQLLSGAAEGDLVLLR
- a CDS encoding ABC transporter ATP-binding protein, with translation MTASVVSLRNVSKVYSSGRVEVRALDDVSLEIFSGELLAIMGPSGSGKTTLMEVLGCLMQPTSGSYYFNGRSIESFAPDELASLRGEEIGFIFQAFNLLPRLNAIENVELPLSYRDVRRKQRHERAREVLVRVGLEARMKHLPSELSGGERQRVAIARALVNHPSFILADEPTGNLDSKTGGEIMDLLHELRSAGSTIVMVTHDERLGAAAERRLFIRDGQVQSEAEPLEA